One part of the Anopheles coustani chromosome 2, idAnoCousDA_361_x.2, whole genome shotgun sequence genome encodes these proteins:
- the LOC131263972 gene encoding zinc finger protein draculin-like codes for MAIFNLLTFPNVCRACLQPLPPDQMASLDEHRSLFDGTIDKFLQEITIKVPDMVQPYLPSAICYACLGVMELHYKYREKMRCLHQFIVALVHVKLGDKSQMKQLFDTHLDQLGILFRDLDICNTDIPRVEDLLEEYDQYAIASMHIEDQPYKYEIIDENYTSTVKEEECNESDTSLFVVLCNDETESAVSQPLPRDSDFEEYAVFSADEQISDLENQREEKAILSLETKTDGKHQHNQSQLDVSGTNESSDEKVGTDDSNCAKGELENPAVKRRKTRATRYQLNAKIEQLLCTQCSYKTYYAVAYELHLNKHKANEGKTGHLCSHPYCMMLFDTKEELKRHKIENTPHSYVCELCGTVLKHRASYDVHLERHVGITHFQCPYCSSTFFTHTETIAHVATIHLSEDREKCQQCGAMFKSRKLLNQHLESHSTERNYHCKECQTSFKSQHQLNRHIKTVHQNVRFNCDHCDASYGRRDKLRMHMEKFHQIQSFFVCTICVRSLPTNEALQEHMDRHSNPKYLECGTCLLVCLTPETFEKHICITYQDDYVCCGRDFKNHFLYNKHMARGHGIKVNARVRPDTSVPIGGKARRFRRPRCSVTT; via the exons ATGgcgatttttaatttattaaccTTTCCAAACGTATGCCGTGCCTGTTTGCAGCCGCTTCCTCCGGACCAGATGGCGTCACTCGACGAGCATCGGTCACTGTTCGACGGAACGATTGATAAATTCCTGCAGGAAATAACAATAAAGGTTCCGGATATGGTACAACCATACCTACCTTCCGCAATCTGTTATGCCTGTTTGGGAGTGATGGAGTTGCACTATAAATACCGCGAAAAAATGAGATGTTTGCATCAGTTTATAGTCGCACTTGTGCACGTGAAATTAGGTGATAAATCGCAAATGAAACAGCTATTCGATACCCATCTCGACCAGTTGGGGATATTGTTCCGCGACTTGGATATTTGCAACACGGACATTCCCCGCGTGGAAGACCTGTTGGAGGAGTACGACCAGTATGCGATAGCATCGATGCACATCGAAGACCAGCCGtataaatatgaaattatcGATGAAAACTATACATCAACAGTTAAGGAAGAGGAATGCAACGAATCAGACACATCGCTCTTCGTTGTTCTGTGCAACGACGAAACCGAATCTGCAGTCTCTCAGCCGTTGCCAAGAGATTCCGATTTTGAAGAATATGCAGTTTTTTCAGCTGATGAACAAATTTCAGACCTAGAAAATCAACGCGAGGAAAAAGCTATCTTAAGCCTAGAGACTAAAACCGATGGTAAACATCAACACAACCAATCTCAGTTGGATGTCAGTGGAACAAACGAATCTTCCGACGAAAAAGTTGGAACTGACGATAGCAATTGCGCCAAAGGTGAGCTGGAAAACCCTGCTGTTAAACGGCGAAAGACACGGGCAACCCGTTACCAACTAAATGCCAAAATCGAACAACTTCTCTGTACGCAATGCTCGTATAAAACATACTACGCTGTAGCGTATGAGTTGCATCTTAACAAGCATAAAGCAAATGAAGGTAAGACGGGTCACCTCTGCTCCCATCCTTACTGTATGATGCTGTTCGACACGAAGGAGGAATTAAAAAggcataaaattgaaaataccCCTCATTCATACGTTTGCGAGCTGTGTGGAACGGTCCTAAAGCATCGCGCCTCCTACGACGTTCACCTGGAGCGGCATGTTGGCATAACGCACTTTCAGTGTCCGTACTGTTCGTCGACGTTCTTCACACATACGGAAACAATTGCCCACGTTGCGACCATACACCTTAGCGAGGACCGTGAAAAGTGTCAGCAATGTGGTGCAATGTTTAAAAGTAGGAAATTGCTTAACCAGCACCTCGAATCACATTCCACGGAGCGCAATTATCATTGCAAAGAAtgccaaacatcgttcaaatCACAACACCAACTGAATCGACATATAAAAACGGTTCATCAGAATGTACGTTTCAACTGTGACCACTGTGATGCGTCCTACGGTCGTCGCGACAAACTTCGGATGCATATGGAGAAATTTCATCAG ATACAATCCTTCTTCGTGTGCACTATTTGTGTGCGTTCTTTGCCTACAAACGAAGCTCTCCAGGAACATATGGACCGTCATTCAAACCCAAAATATCTGGAATGTGGCACTTGCCTGCTAGTATGCCTTACGCCCGAGACGTtcgaaaaacatatttgtatCACCTACCAGGATGATTATGTGTGCTGCGGGCGTGATTTTAAGAATCACTTCCTCTACAACAAACACATGGCGCGTGGCCATGGCATCAAAGTAAATGCTAGGGTTCGGCCGGATACGTCCGTACCGATCGGTGGCAAGGCACGAAGATTCCGGCGTCCACGCTGTTCGGTGACTACCTAG
- the LOC131263970 gene encoding bone morphogenetic protein receptor type-2 has protein sequence MQIPCHHEGNRNGKRSTGVANSITRWKQRGGVWLLRLGFVLISTSSLIPTSLATPIQGRCLQFGTTSTTNTQQQNGQETSDDYNYSYDDQPEPSDEPVFEKNVSTIVTCTRSAPFCYTLWTYDVTQNVTKVVVQGCWGSSDEQESCSSTSCVSTTETPTKHFFCCCTGDSCNGNYSYVPPPTTADGLSVREDSESITPFAPYTSIWSSPTVYICFAVVAIMFMAFVAIFSCRQLPKKGVAELEKMEPSGPGYSANLYNVDNLKLVAMIGQGKYGTVWKGMVNEQPVAVKIFAGQHRQYFLNERDIYTVPLMESPALLTYFGSDERRTMDDRIEYLLVLSLAPLGCLQDWLTDNRVPFDTFCRMGRSIANGLAHLHTEIRKGDLVKPCICHRDLNSRNILVKADLTCCIGDLGFALKTFGARYEYRGEITLAETKSINEVGTVRYMAPEVLEGAVNLRDCESALKQIDVYTLALVLWELANRCEDFFPEDIPVPEYRAPYEEYVGSNPSFEQMQVLVSRNKARPTFPLHFGQGLVTQIVRDTCEDCWDHDAEARLTAMCVQERLQEISQINPHARTVPSKGCSDDGEGEGGIGKNQLHSLESDGMVNVTAMERYNSPDGTIMAFMTPPNQQIIPLPPGGGYRDDTTGSYKYGKLASLGNISSTNTSQHHPSSQSDEDELLHGTGRKGQQPLMQKDTEMKRSGKALSSVKVMLQKTFHKHPNITNNIIQHPYDVQQDCYDGDDRSNLVVVVESTDGCPQQPQTTPSQEEIIMNHHNTQQCAMERPTNLDLALGKYESNLLLHEPRTVVNGSRAEAGDDRGQYAKMLAEADFASQSFAILDENDGGEEASDRHGLVSDQKLRIVVSKSANAMHQSRVPRMDTTASHSPLLVDDRSLKRQRSLEVFHEVFGPKGSIERLRNPSQRVKTPGDVPPSVRKVRASKTLSLYDDRMMMTTSVGGGNRLANSV, from the exons ATGCAAATCCCGTGCCACCACGAAGGCAATCGCAATGGAAAGCGGTCCACCGGCGTGGCAAACTCTATCACGCGTTGGAAGCAGAGAGGTGGAGTGTGGTTGTTACGATTAGGATTCGTATTGATATCAACTTCCTCGTTGATTCCTACCAGTCTAG CAACCCCTATTCAGGGACGATGCTTGCAGTTCGGCACAACATCGACGACCAATACGCAGCAGCAAAACGGACAAGAAACTTCCGACGATTATAACTACAGCTATGACGACCAGCCGGAACCATCTGATGAGCCCGTGTTTGAAAAGAATGTT TCAACTATAGTGACGTGCACTCGTTCTGCTCCGTTTTGCTATACACTTTGGACATACGACGTGACACAAAATGTCACAAAAGTCGTCGTACAAG GATGCTGGGGATCGTCCGATGAGCAGGAATCGTGCAGTAGCACCAGTTGTGTCAGCACGACTGAAACACCGACTAAGCatttcttctgctgctgcaccGGAGACAGTTGCAATGGGAACTATAGCTACGTTCCACCGCCAACGACGGCCGATGGGTTGAGCGTACGGGAGGACAGTGAAAGCATAACCCCGTTCGCACCATACACCTCGATCTGGAGTTCACCCACGGTGTACATTTGCTTCGCGGTTGTCGCCATCATGTTTATGGCGTTTGTGGCCATCTTCAGTTGCCGCCAGCTGCCTAAGAAGGGCGTCGCCGAGCTGGAAAAGATGGAACCGTCTGGCCCGGGATACAGCGCGAATCTCTACAATGTTGATAATCTGAAACTAGTGGCCATGATCGGTCAGGGCAA GTATGGCACGGTCTGGAAGGGCATGGTAAACGAGCAACCGGTCGCGGTGAAAATATTTGCTGGCCAACACAGACAGTACTTTTTGAACGAACGAGATATCTACACCGTGCCGCTTATGGAATCTCCCGCGCTGTTAACGTATTTTG GATCCGATGAGCGGCGAACGATGGACGATCGTATTGAATATCTGCTGGTGCTTTCATTGGCCCCTCTCGGCTGCCTACAGGACTGGTTGACGGACAATCGTGTCCCGTTCGATACATTCTGCCGGATGGGTCGATCGATTGCGAACGGATTGGCACACCTGCACACCGAAATCCGCAAGGGTGACCTGGTAAAACCGTGCATCTGCCACCGGGATCTAAACTCGCGCAATATTCTCGTCAAGGCGGACCTTACTTGTTGCATCGGGGATTTGGGCTTTGCACTGAAAACGTTCGGCGCTCGGTACGAATATCGCGGCGAGATCACGCTGGCGGAAACGAAAAGCATCAATGAAGTAGGCACGGTCCGTTACATGGCGCCGGAGGTGCTCGAGGGTGCCGTCAATCTGCGTGACTGTGAGTCCGCGCTGAAACAGATTGACGTGTACACGTTGGCACTGGTGCTTTGGGAACTGGCAAACCGTTGCGAAGATTTCTTCCCCGAAGACATCCCGGTGCCAGAATATCGGGCTCCGTACGAAGAGTACGTCGGGTCGAACCCGAGCTTCGAGCAGATGCAGGTGCTTGTTTCGCGCAACAAGGCCAGACCTACGTTCCCGCTGCACTTTGGGCAAGGCTTGGTGACACAAATCGTGCGCGATACGTGCGAAGACTGCTGGGATCACGATGCGGAAGCTCGCCTTACCGCCATGTGTGTACAGGAGAGACTGCAGGAAATTTCGCAAATAAACCCACATGCCCGAACCGTTCCCTCGAAGGGTTGTAGCGATGATGGCGAGGGCGAAGGTGGCATTGGAAAGAACCAACTGCACAGTCTCGAAAGCGATGGAATGGTGAATGTCACGGCGATGGAGCGATATAATAGCCCCGATGGGACGATTATGGCGTTCATGACACCACCGAACCAGCAAATCATTCCATTGCCACCGGGTGGTGGATATCGGGACGATACAACTGGATCATATAAATACGGCAAGCTGGCCTCGTTGGGAAACATTTCTTCCACGAACACTAGTCAGCATCATCCGTCGTCGCAGTCCGACGAGGATGAACTGCTGCATGGCACCGGTCGCAAAGGACAGCAACCGCTGATGCAGAAGGATACCGAGATGAAGCGTAGCGGAAAAGCGCTGAGCAGCGTGAAGGTGATGCTACAGAAAACATTCCACAAGCACCCGAACATTACCAACAACATCATTCAACACCCGTATGATGTACAGCAGGACTGCTACGATGGAGACGATCGCTCGaacctggtggtggtggtggagtcTACTGACGGTTGCCCGCAGCAACCGCAAACGACACCATCCCAAGAAGAGATCATTATGAACCATCACAACACCCAACAGTGTGCCATGGAACGGCCAACAAATCTCGATCTCGCGCTCGGCAAGTACGAAAGCAACCTTTTGCTACACGAACCGCGAACCGTCGTCAACGGCAGCCGAGCGGAAGCCGGCGATGATCGCGGACAGTACGCCAAAATGCTAGCCGAAGCCGACTTTGCTAGTCAATCTTTCGCCATACTGGATGAAAACGACGGAGGCGAAGAAGCTTCAGATCGTCATGGTCTGGTATCTGATCAGAAGCTGCGCATCGTCGTCTCCAAGTCAGCAAATGCAATGCATCAATCCAGGGTACCTCGAATGGACACCACGGCGAGCCACTCGCCACTACTGGTAGACGATCGTTCCCTCAAACGGCAGCGTTCACTCGAAGTGTTCCACGAGGTGTTTGGACCCAAGGGAAGCATCGAGCGACTGCGCAATCCTAGTCAACGCGTTAAAACGCCCGGAGATGTTCCGCCTTCGGTACGTAAAGTGCGCGCCTCGAAGACACTGTCGCTGTACGACGatcggatgatgatgacgacatcCGTCGGAGGCGGGAATAGGCTGGCGAACTCTGTATAG
- the LOC131263979 gene encoding uncharacterized protein LOC131263979, protein MKMQSNYSTNSAPTNNAGTMGWWTTNSQTPWVISANEQQTGTCREYQPMLQTNTSSNPRGLSWYTPPALAYPAAPVQSTTSALHERCLAPADTTTMQLNERGELEEVVIKDGQVFRISFVDEPMPAEPSEVPYETETLPSIATELSLLMDNSKFLESAIPVNELDQTSSRDWINYDELPLLSQHVQSVSSSTNQLTQQFSAPASGCMSTAMRSQDSTYDENHNNLCESSSTVQNLHCARSLNFSNYCVECEKFLPTAEALGAHMESNHRLIDEATNYEIGGEFGWSSALNNQTNNENETRPFICTICSLTFPLEESFQRHNLYVHGRASNRSSSKR, encoded by the exons atgaaaatgcagtCAAATTATTCAACGAATTCGGCACCTACCAATAACGCTGGTACTATGGGCTGGTGGACAACAAATTCACAAACCCCATGGGTGATTTCAGCAAATGAACAACAAACTGGAACATGTCGCGAATATCAGCCAATGCTACAAACAAATACGTCCTC GAATCCACGAGGATTAAGTTGGTATACTCCACCTGCGCTGGCGTATCCTGCTGCACCAGTACAGTCAACTACATCAGCTTTGCACGAGAGATGTTTGGCTCCGGCCGACACTACCACAATGCAGTTGAACGAAAGGGGAGAACTTGAGGAGGTTGTCATTAAAGACGGtcaagtgtttcgaatcagcTTTGTGGATGAACCGATGCCAGCCGAACCTAGCGAAGTGCCATACGAAACGGAAACTTTGCCTTCCATAGCGACCGAACTGTCGCTACTGATGGATAACAGTAAATTTCTAGAAAGTGCCATTCCAGTGAACGAACTTGACCAAACCTCTTCCCGCGATTGGATTAATTACGACGAATTGCCTTTGCTGAGTCAGCATGTGCAGTCAGTTTCATCGAGCACTAATCAGCTGACGCAACAGTTTTCTGCTCCCGCTTCTGGTTGCATGTCGACCGCTATGCGAAGCCAAGATTCGACGTATGACGAAAATCATAATAATCTCTGCGAAAGTAGCTCCACTGTACAAAACCTGCATTGTGCGCGTTCGCTAAATTTTAGCAACTACTGTGTGGAGTGTGAAAAATTCCTACCAACGGCCGAGGCACTTGGTGCTCACATGGAGTCGAACCATCGACTCATAGACGAAGCTACTAATTACGAAATCGGTGGAGAATTTGGTTGGTCCTCAGCCCTcaacaaccaaaccaacaacgaaaacgaaactaGACCATTTATTTGCACCATATGTTCTTTAACGTTTCCTCTGGAAGAAAGTTTCCAGCGACACAATCTTTACGTGCATGGGCGGGCAAGCAATCGATCAAGCAGTAAACGATGA
- the LOC131263973 gene encoding protein prune homolog 2, translating to MSLSLEDSPLSDNRMDISETTTSQDSSPPPQANTPDYSPVDDTGGVMEPSTNITNTDTTLGNGTSEATTMEPTDMHKMSLNDNIAVTVPAAVEGGASRPSPRVTSSSTGLTPVSNHPLMMSPTGSDSDVSEFIVPVRGKPAIRNYYHYPDVVPASEQPLRLASPYSSRRNVEPNDKENDGANEKGTPLTTVTVASGVRRAVKTSPAKRTMARVGTNKKQQYGKSTTTAATSTLDVINNAIHRGTEEASNGSSNGHRRVEAMGSDFFTSDSEPEPEEDVSLFQASVAPTFQSVALRPSSPPGQAQQSKSISPRLHQRRKVPLPSDLLVDDVSSLEETLSNQSVDELQQNLVSLSPSSSILDDNGFNVDIDEDFLDLPGTPKATQLQQQQLLDCPVDATALAGSSLPQYTAREEARDIRNWQKITLPDGKTREIDMKVIEPYKCVLSHGGYLQAGGHNAIVVFSACHLPDRSRADYHYVMNNLFLYVVKTLEQLVTEDYVLIYLHGGSSRGNVPPFPWLKKCYQLLDRRLRKSLRNLYMVHPTFWLKSVVWMARPFISSKFWRKLVYVRSLEELYKLVPVEKAAVPDKVKHYNAR from the exons ATGAG TCTCAGCTTGGAAGACAGTCCATTGTCGGACAATAGAATGGATATATCGGAGACTACGACATCGCAAGACTCTTCGCCCCCACCGCAGGCAAACACTCCCGATTATTCCCCGGTCGATGATACGGGTGGCGTCATGGAGCCTTCCACAAACATCACCAATACCGATACCACACTTGGCAATGGCACCAGTGAGGCGACGACGATGGAGCCAACCGACATGCATAAAATGTCGCTTAACGACAATATTGCCGTCACGGTGCCCGCGGCTGTAGAGGGTGGAGCGAGTCGGCCCTCACCACGCGTAACATCCTCTTCGACCGGGCTAACGCCGGTCAGCAACCATCCGCTGATGATGTCACCGACCGGCTCCGACTCGGACGTGTCAGAGTTCATCGTGCCGGTCAGAGGGAAGCCTGCGATACGCAACTACTATCACTATCCGGACGTGGTGCCAGCGAGTGAGCAGCCGTTGCGTCTTGCGAGTCCATATTCGAGCCGGCGCAATGTGGAGCCGAACGACAAGGAAAACGATGGTGCCAATGAAAAAGGGACGCCATTGACCACGGTCACAGTGGCGTCGGGGGTACGTCGTGCTGTGAAAACTTCACCGGCTAAGCGAACGATGGCACGCGTAGGTACGAACAAGAAGCAGCAGTACGGAAAATCCACCACGACGGCCGCCACCTCTACGCTGGACGTTATTAATAATGCCATCCATCGGGGCACTGAGGAGGCGTCGAACGGTTCCTCCAACGGACACCGCCGGGTGGAGGCGATGGGTTCCGATTTTTTCACTAGCGACTccgaaccggaaccggaggAAGATGTATCTCTGTTTCAAGCGTCCGTGGCACCGACATTTCAGTCCGTTGCCCTACGACCTTCGTCTCCACCAGGGCAGGCACAACAATCCAAATCCATCTCGCCACGGCTACACCAACGTCGAAAAGTTCCGCTGCCGAGCGATCTGCTGGTGGACGATGTGAGCTCGCTAGAGGAAACCCTCTCGAATCAGAGTGTGGACGAGTTGCAGCAGAATCTTGTCTCGCTTAGTCCCTCTTCTTCGATACTGGACGATAACGGGTTCAACGTGGACATCGACGAAGATTTCCTCGATCTTCCCGGCACGCCAAAAGCTACACagttgcagcagcaacagctgcTTGACTGTCCAGTGGATGCTACCGCACTCGCTGGATCATCTTTGCCACAGTACACGGCACGCGAGGAAGCCCGCGACATTCGCAACTGGCAGAAGATTACGCTTCCGGATGGGAAAACGCGCGAAATCGACATGAAAGTGATCGAACCGTACAAGTGCGTGCTGTCGCATGGTGGTTATCTGCAGGCCGGTGGCCACAATGCGATCGTGGTGTTCAGTGCCTGCCACTTGCCGGATCGTTCCCGTGCAGACTACCACTATGTGATGAACAATCTGTTCTTGTACGTCGTAAAAACGCTCGAGCAGCTAGTGACGGAGGATTACGTGCTCATCTACCTACACGGTGGATCCAGCCGGGGCAATGTTCCTCCATTTCCGTGGCTGAAAAA aTGTTATCAGCTACTAGATCGTCGACTGAGGAAAAGCTTGCGAAATCTTTACATGGTCCATCCGACATTCTGGTTAAAGTCGGTCGTCTGGATGGCACGTCCTTTCATTAG TTCTAAATTTTGGCGCAAGTTGGTCTACGTGCGATCGCTGGAGGAACTTTACAAACTCGTTCCGGTGGAGAAAGCGGCCGTCCCGGACAAGGTAAAACATTACAATGCGCGGTAG